The Pseudomonas sp. SCB32 DNA window GACAGGTGGAGGCGCGAGGCTGGGTGATCGACCGGGCCGAGCGCGACGCAATTAAACCCGGACAGGCACGCTGGATGCTGCCTTTGACCGATCCGGCGATGATGGAGGTATTGCCATGAGCTTACGCTCGTTCGGAATTCTGGCCCTGCTGGCGTTGATCAGCGTCCTGGCCGGCTGCGCGGTCAACCCGGCCACCGGCAAGACTGACTTCGTGACGATGAGCGAGCAGGAAGAGCTAAGTCTGGGGCAGAAGTACAGCCAGGAGATCCTCAAGCAGTACCCGCGCTACGAGGACGAGAAGCTGCAGGCATACGTGCAGCAGGTCGGCGAACGGGTCGCCCGTGCCGGCGACCGGCCCAACCTGCAATACCATTTCACTGTCATCGATACCCCGGACATCAACGCCTTTGCCTTGCCCGGCGGCTACATCTACATCCATCGCGGCCTGATGGCCTACCTGGGCTCTGAAGCGGAGCTGGCTGCCGTGCTCGGCCACGAAGTCGGCCATGTCACCGCCCGCCACAGCGTGCGCCAACAGAGCCAGTCCAGCGCCTGGAACGTCCTCGGCCAGGCCGTGGCCATCGGCACCGGCGTCGGCGCCGCGGCTGACCTCACCAACGTACTCGGCACCGCCTTCGTGCGGGGTTACGGCCGCGATATGGAGCTGGAGGCCGATGGCTTGGGCGCCAAGTACCTGGCCCGCGCTGGCTACGACCCCACCGCGATGATCCAGGTGGTGCGGGTGCTGAAGAACCAGGAAGACTTCGCCCGTGACGAAGCCGCGCGCAAGGGGCAGGCGGTCCAGCCGGTGGGCTACCACGGCCTGTTCGATACCCACCCCGACAACGACGAGCGCCTCAAACAGGTGATCGGCCCGGCCCAGGCGCTGGCCGCCGGCGGCCAGCTCGAGGTCGACGTCGAGCGTTACCTGAAGGCCATCGACGGCATGCCGTTCGGCGACTCGGCCTCCAGCGGCGTCCGTCGTGGGCAGAGCTTCTACCATTCGGAGCTGGACTTCACCCTGACCTACCCGACGGGCTGGAGCATCCTCAACCAGCCGACCGCCCTGGTGGGCTTCACCGCCGACCAGCAGGCCTACATCGGCATGAAGCTGGTGCAGCGTGATGGCCAGCTGACGCCGGCGGAGTTCCTGCGCAAGGGAACCGGCGGCCGCCTGGCGGGCGAGGAGAGCTTCCAGCAGGCCGGTCTGGACGTCGCTACCGGCGTAGTGCCCGGTTCGCCCGCGCGTCGCGTCGCGGTGATCTACCAGAAGGACCGCGCCTACCTGTTCGTGGGTGCGGTGAAAGGCCGCGCCTCCCTGGAGAGCGTGGATGACCAGTTCATGCAGGTGATCCGCAGCTTCCGGCCGATGCGTGCGGACGAGAAGAAGCTTGCGCAACCGCGCCGGATCGCCGTCGTTCAGGTCAAATCCGGGCAGACTGTCGAGGAGTTTGCGAAAGCGGGTCCGGGCCTGGAATCTGACTCGATAAGTCGTATACGTTTATTGAATGACTTGTATCCAATCGGTCAGCCAAAACCTGGCGATTGGCTGAAGGTCGTACGCTAGAGGTCTTGACAGCAGGGGCTTGGGCTACCTTGGCAGGTGCGGGCTTTCTGCGTATGCTCGGACCCCCGTCTGTCCAACAAGTAACAAAAGCGGAAGTGCCCAAATGTCTGATCTGAAGACCGCTGCCCTCGAATATCACGCCCAACCCCGCCCCGGTAAACTGAGCGTCGAGCTGACCAAGCCGACCTCCACCGCCCGCGACCTGTCGCTGGCGTACAGCCCGGGTGTTGCAGAGCCGGTCCGCGAAATCGCGCGCGATCCGGAACTGGCCTTCAAGTACACCGGCAAGGGCAACCTGGTCGCAGTCATTTCCGACGGCACCGCCATCCTCGGTCTGGGGAACCTCGGCCCGCTGGCCTCCAAGCCGGTCATGGAAGGCAAAGGCGTGCTGTTCAAGCGCTTCGCCGGTGTCGACGTGTTCGACATCGAAGTCGACGCCGAAAGCCCGCAGGCCTTCATCGATACCGTCAAGCGCATCTCCATCACCTTCGGCGGCATCAACCTGGAAGACATCAAGGCGCCCGAGTGCTTCGAGATCGAGCGCGCGCTGATCGAACAGTGCGACATCCCGGTGTTCCACGATGACCAGCACGGCACCGCCATCGTGACCGCCGCCGGCATGCTCAACGCCCTGGAAATTGCCGGCAAGAAGCTGGAGTCCGCGAAGATCGTCTGCCTGGGCGCCGGCGCTGCCGCCATCTCCTGCATGAAGCTGCTGGTGAGCATGGGCGCCAAGGTCGAGAACATCTACATGATCGACCGCCAGGGCGTGATCCACGCTGGCCGCAACGACCTGAACCAGTACAAGGCCGTATTCGCCACCGAGACCGACAAGCGCACCCTGTCCGACGCCCTGCAAGGCGCTGACGTGTTCGTCGGCCTGTCCGGCGCCAACCTGCTGAGCGCGGAAGACCTCGCTCGCATGGCACCGAACCCGATCGTCTTCGCCTGCTCCAACCCGGACCCGGAAATCAAGCCGGAACTGGCTCACGCCACCCGCAATGACGTGATCATGGCCACCGGCCGTTCGGACTACCCGAACCAGGTGAACAACGTACTGGGCTTCCCCTTCATCTTCCGCGGTGCCCTGGACGTACGCGCCACCCGTATCAACGAAGAGATGAAGATCGCCGCCGCCCTGGCCCTGCGTGACCTGGCCAAGCAGCCGGTACCCAAGGACGTGTGCGATGCCTATGGCGTGAGCTCCCTGGAGTTCGGCCGCGAGTACATCATTCCGAAGCCGATGGACAAGCGCCTGATCACCGTCGTCTCCGACGCCGTGGCCAAGGCCGCCATCGAGACCGGTGTTGCCACTCTGCCGTATCCGAAGCACTACCCGCTGAAGTCCGTCGACGACGTCTTCAACGGCTGATTCGCATAGGCTCACGAGAAACCCCGCTTCGGCGGGGTTTTTCGTTTCTGGCGGGAGGCCTGGTCCAGAGGGCTATGCTTAGAAGAGGGCGTCGCCCATTCATCCGCCGCGACGCCCGCCGGCTATGGCCAGGAGGCGCCATGCTGAGGCTGCTCCGTCGACTCGCCTGTTTCCTGCTGCTTGGCGCAGGCGGAGCGCTGGCGTCCCCGACGGCAGTGGTGCTCGACCTGGACGGCGCCATCGGCCCGGCCAGCGCCGACTATGTGGTGCGCGGCATCAGTCGCGCTGCCGATGAGGGCGCGGCGCTGGTGGTGCTGCGCATGGACACCCCCGGCGGGCTGGACAGCGCGATGCGCAGCATCGTCAAGGCGATCCTGGTCAGCCCGGTGCCGGTGGCGGGCTACGTCGCCCCTGGCGGTGCGCGGGCCGCCAGTGCCGGGACCTACATTCTCTACGCCTGCCACATTGCGGCGATGGCGCCGGGCACCAACCTGGGGGCGGCAACGCCGATCCAGATCGGCATGCCCAATCCCGACCGCTCGCCGGACAAGTCCGGCGACAAGCCCGATAGCAACGCCAGCACCCTCGAACGCAAGCAGATCAATGATGCATCGGCCTACATCCGGGGCCTGGCGCAGTTGCGCGGGCGCAACGCGGACTGGGCCGAACGCGCGGTGCGCGAGGCGGTCAGCCTGTCGGCGGATGAGGCGCTGAAGCAGAAAGTGGTGGATGTGGTGGCGCCGGACGTGCCGATGCTGCTGGCGATGATCGACGGCCGCAGCGTCAGCGTCGACGGCCGCGACCTGCGCCTGCAGGTGGCCGGCGCGGCGCTGGTGGAGCGTCAGGCTGACTGGCGGACCAGGCTGCTGGCGGTGATTACCGATCCCAGCGTGGCGCTGATCCTGATGATGATCGGCATCTATGGGCTGATCTTCGAGTTCGCCAACCCCGGCATGACCCTGCCCGGCGTGCTGGGCGCGATCTGCCTGCTGCTGGGGCTGTACGCGTTGCAGATGCTGCCGGTGAGTTATGCCGGCGCAGCGCTGATCCTGCTCGGCCTGGCCTTCATGGTTGCCGAGGCCTTCATGCCCAGCTTCGGCGCCCTTGGCTTGGGCGGCATTGCCGCCTTTGTGGTCGGCGCGCTGATCCTGGTCGACACTGATGCACCGGGGTTCGGCATTCCCCTGGCGCTGGTGATCGCCCTGGCGACCGTCAGTGCCCTGTTCATCGCCGGTGTACTCGGGGTCGCGCTCAAGGCCCGGCGTCGCGCCGTGGTCAGTGGTCCGGCGGGCTTGGTGGGCAGCCTGGCGACCATCCAGTGGGTGGCCGACGACGATCCCTGCGCCGGCTGGGTGCTGCTGCAGGGCGAGCAGTGGCAGGTTCACGCCAGCCGACCGCTGCACAACGGCCAGCGGGTACGGGTGATGGCGCGTAACGGCCTGAGCCTGGAAGTGGCGGCCAACGACGATTCAGGAGGTGTGTAATGGGCTTTCCCTTCGGGCTCTTGGTGGCGCTGATCCTGCTGCTGTTCCTGGTGCTCAGTGCGCTGCGGATCCTGCGCGAATACGAGCGCGGGGTGGTATTCCAGCTGGGTCGTTTCTGGAAGGTGAAAGGGCCGGGGCTGGTGCTGGTGATCCCGGTGGTGCAGCAGATGGTCCGGGTCGACCTGCGCACGGTGGTGCTCGACGTGCCGCCGCAGGACGTGATCTCCCGCGACAACGTCTCGGTGAAGGTCAATGCCGTGGTGTACTTCCGCGTGCTCGATCCGCAGAAGGCGATCATCCAGGTGGAGAACTTCCTCGCCGCTACCAGCCAGCTGGCGCAGACCACCCTGCGCGCGGTGCTGGGCAAGCACGAGCTGGACGAGATGCTGGCCGAGCGCGAGCGGCTCAACATGGATATCCAGAAGGTCCTCGACGCGCAGACCGACGCCTGGGGCATCAAGGTCGCCAACGTCGAGATCAAGCACGTCGACCTCAACGAATCGATGATCCGCGCCATTGCACGCCAAGCCGAAGCGGAGCGCGAACGGCGGGCCAAGGTCATCCACGCCGAGGGCGAGCTGCAGGCGTCCGAGAAACTGATGCAGGCCGCCGAGATGCTCAGCCGCCAGTCCGGCGCCATGCAATTGCGCTACATGCAGACGCTGAGTGCGATCGCCAGTGACAAGAACTCCACCATCGTATTCCCCATGCCCATCGAGTTGCTCAAGGGCCTGCTCGAGTCGAGCGGCAAGTCGACCAAGCCTGACTGAAGGCAAAGTCCCTCAGATAGCCAGCGTCTATAGTTGCCGGCTCATGCATTGACGCGCTCATGCCAGGACGACATGGGCGCCCTGGGGGAACGATGAAACCTACCCTGCTTGCGGCCGTGACGCTGGCCGTTACCACCGGCCTGCTCGGTTGTGCCGGTGCGCCGCAGATGAGTTGGTCGCGCGTGGGTGATTCCGCGCAGCGCGCGGTGGTCAGTCCGGATGTCTGGGGGCCGGTGGCCGGCGCGGCGGTGATCGCCGCCGGCAACTGGGATCACAAGTGGCAGCGTTCGGCGAGCGATCACGGCTGGGTCTTCGGTGACGATGCCAACCAGGCTGCCGACCGCATGCTCAACCTCGCCACCGGGGCGAGTGTGGTCAGCGCGCTGGTTGCCGCGCCGAAACAGGCGGACAGCGAGGAAAAATGGAGCTGGCGCGGGCGCAACCTGGCGCTGCTGACGGCGGACCGCTACGCCGTGACCGGGTTCGTCGAGCAGGCCAAGGACTGGTCCGGGCGCGAGCGGCCCGACGGCGTTCCGGACGACTCCTTCCCGTCCAAGCACACTGCGGTCACCGCCGTGCACACCAGCTTCACCCGGCGCAACCTGGACTACATCGAGATGGACCCGACCCTGCGCTACACCGCCAAGGCCGGGCTCTACACGCTTGACGGGCTGACCGCGCTGGCGCGGGTCGAGGGCGACAAGCACTATCCGACCGATGTGCTGGTGGGCATGGCGGTGGGCAACTTCTTCGCCAACTTCACCTACAACCTGTTCCTCGAAGAGCCCGAGCGCGACCGCTACAACCTCGCGGTGATCCCCGAGACCGGTGGAGGCATGAGCCTGCGCGCAGCGATGCTGTTCTGATCGGGTTGGCGTGTCGTGGGGGGCTGCGGCTAGTCTTGCCTGATCATTTTCCGAATGAGTAAGTCGATGCCGCTGCGCCTCCTGTTGTTGCTGTTGTGCCTGGTCAGTGTCGCCCCGCGTGCCGATGAGGTACTGCGCATGGCGGCGGACCGCTGGCCACCCTATGCCGACATCCGCCTGCCGGGCGGTGGCGTGGCGGTGCATCTTGTACGCGCGGCCCTGCAGCGCGCCGGCTATGCCAGCGAGTACGTCGAAGTGCCCTGGCCGCGCGTGCTGTATGGCGTACGCGGCGGCGAATACGACCTGGTGGTGGATGCCTGGTACAGCCCGGACCGGGAGACCTTCGGCGAATACTCCGAACCCTACCTGACCAATCGCGTGCGCCTGATCAAGCGCCAGGGCTCGCCGATCACCTTCGCTCATCTCGCCGACCTCTATCCCTACCGGATCGCCGTGGTGCGGGGCTACAGCTATTCCCCCGAATTCGACCGAGACCCGCAGTTGCAGCGGGTGAAGGTGCTCAGTTTCGCCAACGCCGCGATGATGCTGCAGGCCGGGCGGGTGGACCTCACCCTGGAAGACGAGGTGACCGCTCGCTATCAATTCGCCGGAGAGCTGACGGCGATCAGGGACCAGTTGGAGTTCCTGCCGGTGCCGCTGGCGGAAAAGGGGCTGCACATCCTGGTCAGCCTGCGCAATCCGAAGCATGCGCAGATCGTGGCGGCGTTCAATGAGGCCATCCGCACGATGCGCGCGGATGGCAGCTATGACGCATTGATGCGGAAGCATGGGTTGTAACGGGTGGGGAGTGTCAGAACGGTGCTCTTTGCAGGAGCGAGCTTGCTCGCGAATAGACTCTCCCGGTGGCAGCGGTGCTGTGCGGTTCGCGAGCAAGCTCGCTCCTACAGGATCAGGCCGTCTCGGCCTGCTCCGCGGCAATCTCCTTCTTCAGCAGGTGCGCCGCCAGCGTCCGCAGCGGTGTGAGCTGCCGGCAGATCAGCGCCAGCTGGGTCTGCACCAGTCGATGCGCGTCGTCCTCGTCCTCGGGCAGCTCTTCCAGGCGCTTGGCCAGCGCGTCTTCCTCGTCGCTGTAGATTTCCACCGGACGCTGCTCAGTTAGGCGCGCGGCGATGTCATCGAGGCTGGCGGTGAGGCGTTCGGCGGCTTCGCTAATCAGCGTGTCGCTCGGCGCCGGGGGCAGGCGGTCGCGGTGCGCGCCGAGGGCGGAGAGGTAGCTGAGCAGGGTGTGGGAGAGCACCAGGAAGCG harbors:
- a CDS encoding slipin family protein, with product MGFPFGLLVALILLLFLVLSALRILREYERGVVFQLGRFWKVKGPGLVLVIPVVQQMVRVDLRTVVLDVPPQDVISRDNVSVKVNAVVYFRVLDPQKAIIQVENFLAATSQLAQTTLRAVLGKHELDEMLAERERLNMDIQKVLDAQTDAWGIKVANVEIKHVDLNESMIRAIARQAEAERERRAKVIHAEGELQASEKLMQAAEMLSRQSGAMQLRYMQTLSAIASDKNSTIVFPMPIELLKGLLESSGKSTKPD
- a CDS encoding phosphatase PAP2 family protein — protein: MKPTLLAAVTLAVTTGLLGCAGAPQMSWSRVGDSAQRAVVSPDVWGPVAGAAVIAAGNWDHKWQRSASDHGWVFGDDANQAADRMLNLATGASVVSALVAAPKQADSEEKWSWRGRNLALLTADRYAVTGFVEQAKDWSGRERPDGVPDDSFPSKHTAVTAVHTSFTRRNLDYIEMDPTLRYTAKAGLYTLDGLTALARVEGDKHYPTDVLVGMAVGNFFANFTYNLFLEEPERDRYNLAVIPETGGGMSLRAAMLF
- a CDS encoding nodulation protein NfeD, which encodes MLRLLRRLACFLLLGAGGALASPTAVVLDLDGAIGPASADYVVRGISRAADEGAALVVLRMDTPGGLDSAMRSIVKAILVSPVPVAGYVAPGGARAASAGTYILYACHIAAMAPGTNLGAATPIQIGMPNPDRSPDKSGDKPDSNASTLERKQINDASAYIRGLAQLRGRNADWAERAVREAVSLSADEALKQKVVDVVAPDVPMLLAMIDGRSVSVDGRDLRLQVAGAALVERQADWRTRLLAVITDPSVALILMMIGIYGLIFEFANPGMTLPGVLGAICLLLGLYALQMLPVSYAGAALILLGLAFMVAEAFMPSFGALGLGGIAAFVVGALILVDTDAPGFGIPLALVIALATVSALFIAGVLGVALKARRRAVVSGPAGLVGSLATIQWVADDDPCAGWVLLQGEQWQVHASRPLHNGQRVRVMARNGLSLEVAANDDSGGV
- a CDS encoding malic enzyme-like NAD(P)-binding protein, giving the protein MSDLKTAALEYHAQPRPGKLSVELTKPTSTARDLSLAYSPGVAEPVREIARDPELAFKYTGKGNLVAVISDGTAILGLGNLGPLASKPVMEGKGVLFKRFAGVDVFDIEVDAESPQAFIDTVKRISITFGGINLEDIKAPECFEIERALIEQCDIPVFHDDQHGTAIVTAAGMLNALEIAGKKLESAKIVCLGAGAAAISCMKLLVSMGAKVENIYMIDRQGVIHAGRNDLNQYKAVFATETDKRTLSDALQGADVFVGLSGANLLSAEDLARMAPNPIVFACSNPDPEIKPELAHATRNDVIMATGRSDYPNQVNNVLGFPFIFRGALDVRATRINEEMKIAAALALRDLAKQPVPKDVCDAYGVSSLEFGREYIIPKPMDKRLITVVSDAVAKAAIETGVATLPYPKHYPLKSVDDVFNG
- a CDS encoding ABC transporter substrate-binding protein; protein product: MPLRLLLLLLCLVSVAPRADEVLRMAADRWPPYADIRLPGGGVAVHLVRAALQRAGYASEYVEVPWPRVLYGVRGGEYDLVVDAWYSPDRETFGEYSEPYLTNRVRLIKRQGSPITFAHLADLYPYRIAVVRGYSYSPEFDRDPQLQRVKVLSFANAAMMLQAGRVDLTLEDEVTARYQFAGELTAIRDQLEFLPVPLAEKGLHILVSLRNPKHAQIVAAFNEAIRTMRADGSYDALMRKHGL
- a CDS encoding M48 family metalloprotease gives rise to the protein MSLRSFGILALLALISVLAGCAVNPATGKTDFVTMSEQEELSLGQKYSQEILKQYPRYEDEKLQAYVQQVGERVARAGDRPNLQYHFTVIDTPDINAFALPGGYIYIHRGLMAYLGSEAELAAVLGHEVGHVTARHSVRQQSQSSAWNVLGQAVAIGTGVGAAADLTNVLGTAFVRGYGRDMELEADGLGAKYLARAGYDPTAMIQVVRVLKNQEDFARDEAARKGQAVQPVGYHGLFDTHPDNDERLKQVIGPAQALAAGGQLEVDVERYLKAIDGMPFGDSASSGVRRGQSFYHSELDFTLTYPTGWSILNQPTALVGFTADQQAYIGMKLVQRDGQLTPAEFLRKGTGGRLAGEESFQQAGLDVATGVVPGSPARRVAVIYQKDRAYLFVGAVKGRASLESVDDQFMQVIRSFRPMRADEKKLAQPRRIAVVQVKSGQTVEEFAKAGPGLESDSISRIRLLNDLYPIGQPKPGDWLKVVR